The region CCACAGCAGGACACGCCGGGCGAGATGTCGGCGATAGACACGGACGGTCCTGTGAAGCACGCCACGGTGACCGTATCGTACCAGGGCTGCACAATTCGCCGCACACTGGCCCTTGTGCGTGGGAGGTACGTTCTGGTGGTGGATCGAGTGCAGGCTGACGCGGAGCATGAGTATGCGTGGCAGGTGCGTTCCAGTTGCCCGCCCGATGCGGAGGGCTGTTCACAGTCTGAGCGCAGCGTGACCTGGCCGGGCCTGGATGCTTTGGAATGGCGCACGCTGAAGCCGGGCAGGACGCAGCTTACCACGGTGGCGCCGCCATTCGCGTCGCTGTCGGTGGAGAAGGGGCGCTGGATGCCCATTTCCAGCAGGCCGGAATTCACCAACCAGGTGGCTATCGCGCGTTGGAAAGCGGGTTCGACGACCTCACTTTTCGCCCTGATCCCCAATCTCCGTGATGCGGCGGACGTGTCGTGGGAGGCAGAAGATGACGGTCTCATCATCGCGGGACCAGGATGGACGGACCACGTGGGCGTCGTCAGCGATGTGCTTGCGATCCGGTCCGAAAGCGGCGATCTGAGGGAGGAGCTGGGTATATAGATCGTCACACCGTGCGAGAATCCAAGGAAAGGTCTCTCACAATGAGTATCCCCGCAGGCATCCGTATCCACGTCGTGTCGGCATGCCTGCTGCTGACTTCGACATCAATCGCGCCCGCTGACAACTGGTCCTGGGCGAAGTATGGCATTCCGGAGAGCGACCTCCCCACCTGTATCCCCCTCGAGCGCACCGACTGGGCCAGTGCGTACCACACTGTGATGCTCGCCCGGGAACCCAGAGAGAACGCGCGGGTGATCTTCCTGGGCGACTCCATCACCATGATGTGGAGGTCGCAGTCCGGTTACGAGGGTGGCACGCGCGTGTGGGATGAGTACTACGCGCCGTTGGGCGCTGCAAACCTGGGCATTTCGGGCGACCGAACCGAGCACATTCTCTGGCGAATCACCGCCGGCGGCGATCTCGACGGCTTGAGCCCGAAGGTGCTGGTACTGCTCATCGGCATCAATAACCTGCTGCAGGGGAGCACCCCGGAACATACCGCGGCGGGCATCACCACCATTGTCAACTACCTGCGGAACAAGCTGCCCGAGACCAGGATACTTGTGCTCGGAATCTTCCCGTGCTGGGAGAAGCCGGACCACCCCATCCGCGAGAAGGTCCGCCAGACCAACGCGTTCATCAGCCGCCTCGCCGACCGGGAGCGGGTCTTCTATCTCGATTTCGGCCACCGTTTCGTGGAGCCCGACGGGACCATCAAGCGCGAGAAACTGCGGGACCTGCTGCACCTCTCCGAATACGGCTACCGCATCTGGGCCGAGGCCATGCAGGCGCACCTGATGGACCTGCTTGAGAACGAGGGCAAGGGCGACATGTGGGGCGCGCTACCCGACAAGGAGTGACCGCAGGCAATGGTGTGGTCAATGGCGATTGCTTCCGGGCTGCTGTTCCTCGCGGCCTGCGCCGGAGCGCAGGGACACGGGAACCCCATGCCCGTCGGTGTCGATGACGCCGGCGCGACACGGTGGATCGGAGACGACCCGGCAGCCCAGGATGCCTTCGAAAAGATCGGGTTCGACTTCCTCATGTACCACTTCTGGGGCGAGGCGAAGATCGCGGACGTTGAGCGTATGGATCGCTGGGCATCCGAAGGCGGGCACCGCTACTTCCTCAACCACGAAAATGCCACCGCCGGGCGCGTCCCTGGTGACCCTGCTGTCTACCACAAGCCCGGCTGGTTCTTCCAGCCCTCGAGAGAGTACGTAGAGCGCTGCCTGCAGTCTCCGTACTTCATGGGGTTTTGCTACGACGAGTGCGAGCACTGGATCTGCAACGGTGTGAACGTGACCGGTGGAGGAGAGTTCAAGCCCCATTTCCACGACGCCGAAGGCGAGACGCTGCAGGAGGCTTACCAGGGGAACCTGCGCAATATCGGGATACTCATGGATCGCGTCTTCCCTGGTTTCGCGGAACGTGCGAGGGAGCCCGGGAAGCTGCCCATTGTGAGTACCGAGAACGTCTTCCCGATCCTGCAACACCTCTTCGCCCGGGCCGGCATGGTGCAGATGCCCAAGCTGCTCAAGGAAACGATCACGCCGGTGACGCTGGCGATGGCAATGGGTGCGGCGAAGCAGTACGGCGTTCAGCACTGGACATCGGTGGACCTGTGGGGCCCGGGCGGCTACCCGGGCCATTCTCCGGAGGAACTGCGCTCGGCCCTGCTGATCGCCTACTGGACCGGCTCCGAAGCCACCTACATCGAGAACTTCAACTACCAGGGCAGTCTGTACTCGCCGGAGGGGGGCAGAGCGGTCCTCTCGCCATACGGAGAGGTCGCCCGGGAGTTCATCCGCGAGTACCTGCCGGCAAACCCGCGACGCCTGAGGTTCGAGCAGTTCGCGCCGGAGATCATCATCGTGCGGTTCCCTGATTCTGACTGGGGGCAGGAAAACCCCGGGCCGTGGATCAGGCGCAATCTCTACGGCGCCAGTAACCTGGAGCCTGACGCCGATACCCGCTACTGGATCAAAGTCTGGCACGTGATCTCCCACGGCACGATTCCCCCGGTGGCGCTGAACTACAACACCCATCTCGGCATCCCGTACCGTGTGCTCTTCCCTGCGAACGACGTGGCGGTGTACGACCACCTGGCCGCTGATCCAGCGCTGTATCGGAGCGCGAGACTGGTGTTCCTGGTGGGCAAGCAGGTGAGCCCGGAGTGCCTCGCCACACTGCGCGCATTGAGCGAGAACGGCCTGACGGTGGTGTCCACGAGCAGGCTTGCACCGCCGGAGTTCGCGGGCCCAGGAGATGCTGGAGTCACGGCGCACGCGACGGGAACGGGGCGCTGGGTCGTGACCGACGACGTGACACTTCCGGCAGTGCGCGAGATCCTGCAGCCGTACCTGGGCAAGCCGGACGAGTTGCGGTACGTGTTCGGCGAGACAGAAGTTGTGTTCACCACACCTGACGACCCCACGCGGGTGCAGGTGTCAGTGCGGGAAGTGAAGGACTGAACCCGGAAAGGCTGGGGCGCCATGTTGTTCAGTCGACTGTTGCCCATCGCCGCCATTGCCGCCACTCTTGGGGGCGGAGAAGCACAGTACGTCACACCCGGAGTCTCTCCGGGAAGCTCTGTCGTCTTCGACGCCCGGCAGCTGGACTGGGATGAGCGCTGCACCGCGGAGGCCTTGCAGGGGCTTGTGAACCGGAGCGGCCCGCGGCTCTTCCTGCACGGGGGCGCGGCCTACGAACAGCGCTGGCTGGATATCTACGCCGAACGGGCGGGCCTGAAGTACGAGCGCCTGTCCGGACTGCGGAACCTGCTGGCCCGATTCGGCGGGGAGACAGGCGGGCTTGTGGTGTACGACCCGACGCAAGACGCGAGCCGTTACGTGGCCATCACTCTCGCGGGCGTGGAAGGGCTGATCCCGGTGTCCACGACGGTGCTGGAGGGCCGGTCGCCGGGGATGAGGCCAACCGGTGAATGGGGCGGCGCTGATTTCGTGCTCCAGAGTCCTGCCGAACTCCAGTCGTGGCGCAGAGCCGCAAACCCGGTGCTGTCCGTGGAATCCGGGAAAGGGTTGTGGGTGCAGGAAGGCAACCCCACAGCCGCCAGCCCCTGGAGCTTCATCTCAATTGGGCCGGTGCTGGTGGACCTGGATCGGTACCCGTTTCTCGAAGCCGATGTGGCCGAGCTCCAGGGCGAGGGCGCGGGCTGGCAGATCAAGCTCACCTGGGACCGCGATGGGAGTGGGCATGTGAGCGGCGGCGAGGATGACCTGTGCCTACCCCTGAGACGTGAGCCGGGTCTTGTCAGGTGGAACATCAACGAACTGACCGGTCTGCGCGGGAAGCACGCCTTCGCACTGGTGCAGTTGCATGTGCTCGGAGAAGGGGCGAAGGTGCTCTGGCGACGGGTGCGGTTCGTGTCGCAGAATGGGCAGTCCGCAGATGAGCTTCCTGCCCAGCCCTTGGATACCGCGAAGTTGCCTGTCAAACATGACCTGCGCGGACAGTTCACGGACACCATCAGCGCGTACGAATGGGCGCTGCGCGAACTGATGCCGAAGTGCAGCCGCAGACTGGCACACACCGTGAACGGCGGGCAGGTCGACGGGATCAACGTGGGCGTCTGCGGGCCGATGTCCGGGTTCGACTGGCAGACCCAGAACCGGGGCTTCGTGTTCAACCTCGGATGCACCGCGGAGAAGCGGGTCAGCTATGGGACCGTGTGCGGCGGAAGCCCGGAGCAGGCCGCAATGTACGAGCGCATCCTTGACGCCCTGGAGACTCCTGCGCAGATCAACGGCTATGGTGACCCCGAGGGCGAATGGTGCCAGCTTCTCAGCCGGCACGGCCACTACTCCTTCCACGCATTCACAAACTGGAGTTTTCACAACAAGGTCCCCTGCGCGCGGAGTCGATTTGAGCAACGGGCCAACTTCGTGCCCGAGACCACGGAGCCGGAGACCGAACGCTTCTACGTCTGCTTCATGACCAGCGAGGGCGACACCATGAAGGGGCCGATCCCCTTCTTCTATGACAGCTGGTTCGACCAGGCACGCGGGAAGGTGCCGGTGAACTGGGGCATCAACCCGCTCATGGCTGAGCTTTTCCCGGCCATGCTGGACTACTACTATGATACCGCGACGCCGGAGGATTACTTTTTCGTGGGCTGCTCCGGCGCGGGGTACTGCTACCCTGACGACATGAAGGACCTGGACCGGTTTGCCCGGCACACGGCGGAGGCCTGTGCCAATGCCGGAACCCCGGTCATTGACCTGTGGGGAGCTTCGCGGCCTGACGTGCAGGAAAAGTACGCGACGATCACGCGGCCTCTGGGCATGACGGTGAACTGCGCCCCCGCCCGGCTAAAGCTGCTCTCCGACGGCACGCCGGTGGCCTACCATGAGCTTGCCTACTGGCAGACCGACGGGCTGGATGGGGCTCCCTGGTCCCGCGTCTTCGCCACCGAAGATGGGCGCCGGAAGGGCGTTGAACGGATCGTGACGAGGATCGAGGACATCGCGGCCCGGCACCAGCCGCCCTTCGTGATCCTGGTCTACGGCGACCTGCACTCGTACCCACAGCACGCAACGCTGTACAAGGACATTGCCGACGCGCTGGACCCGCGGCGCTTCAAGCCCGCGCGACTCGATGAGGCGATGGCAGGAATCCGCAAATGGGCCTATGGTCGCGTGGTGATGGGCTCCGAAGGCATCAACGAGCGGCTGTCGTGGGCGGCGCTGGAAGGCGTGCCGACACGCATCCCATTGACACTGAGCAGTGGGTGCCAGGAGCCCACTGTAGCGATGATACAGGTGCGCGCCGGGGCCACTAAGTGCTCGGCCCGAGTGCCACTGGAGGCCCGACAGACGCGGCAGGTGGAGGACCTCGTGCTAGCAGTGGCCAGAGGCGAAAAGGCCGACACGGCGCGCGTTACCCTTCGTGCGGCCGGACGGACCCAGCGCTCCCGTGCGGCCCTGTGTGTGGTGCCGTGCGTTGCTGATATCGACCGCGCGACCTTCGCCGCCTGCTGGAGCGCCACCGCGCTGAACCGGTCCATGGGGGGTGCTGTCAGCGACCCCGCGGCGCTCTGGGGCAGGGCCTGGGGCTCTCCGGAGCTTCCCGCGAAGCCAGGCTGCATGATCTACGGGCCCTATGCTCCGATGCCGGCGGGGCGCTACCTGGTGGCCTTCCGGGTGATGCTGTCGAAAAGCGCGACCACCGACCCGGATGTGCATCTGGCAACGCTGGACGTCCACGCGGGTGGGTATGGCGGCATCGCGAAGGTCTGCGGGCAGGCGGATCTCCGCCGCCGAGACTTCGCGGAAGCTGGCGCATGGCAGTGGTTCACGGTGCAGACCGATTGGCCGGGATTGCCGAGCCTCATGGAAACCCGGGTCACCTGGCATGCCCGGGCGCCGATCGTTGTCGACCGCGTCGCGGTTTTCCGGTTGGACTGACAGCCGGGCCACTATCCCGCGGGTGCGTAGACCCTCAGATCATCCAGGGCGCACGGAGACCGGATCGCCCGGATAGAGCTCGCGCCGCTGCGCGGGCTGTGAGACAAGGGGCCTGCCGGCGAATTACTGGCATGCTCGGGACGGCGACAGAGGACGCGCAGGTGCCTGCAAGACTGAAACACCCCCCGCATAGGAGCATAGGTTTTGTGGGACACGCGCCGGTTGAGGCCCAATTCGCGTTGGGCGTGCCCTTCGCCCTGAACCCTTGCCCCACAGCTCGCAAAGCGGGTGGCAGCCTGTAGCCGGGGGCGAGGGTCCCCGTGTTTCCTGCTCTCCCATCTTTGTGCAGCGCGGGGGCGCAATGCGTGCCTCTTTGTTTCCGCGCTGCGAAGGACCCGGGTAAGCGGGGCGCGAAGAACCGGGAGGAGGACACCGCTGGTCCGCAGGCATCCCTGAAGGACAAGTCCGCGTCCCGGTTGAACTGCCCGGCTGTGCCCTGCTATGCCACCAACTGAATGCCCGGAGGCCACCATGCAACTGACCCTCGGAGCCACAACTCGCCCGTGGAACACTTTCTCGTACCAGACCGCCTGTGAGTCCATCGCGAAGGCCGGCTATTCCGACGTCGCGGTGTTCGCGAATGAGGGCAAGATCCCCGTCAACTCGGAGACGTCGGTGGAAGAGGCGAAAGCTGTCGCCGACTTCACGCGCAGCGCGGGCCTTGTCCCTTCGCTGCTCATCAGCGGGGTGAAGCTGGACATACCCGTAGACGAGTCGGTCGCGGACTACTGCCGGCTCATCGACGCCGCCGCGGCATTGGGCGCGCGCTGGCTCATGAACTGCGGCACCGAGAACCCGGCGACGTACGACGATTTCCGGGAGATCATGCGTCAATGCGCACCGTACGCCGAGAGCAAGGGCGTCGCACTGAACATGAAGCCGCATGGGGGCATCGGTCTTACCGGGCGCATGATGGCCGAGACCGTGGAGCTTGTGGGCCACCCGAACTTCTCGATCTGCTTCGACCCCGGGAATATCATCTACTACACTAAGGGCGCGGCTACGCCCGAGGTGGAGCTGCGCGACGTGGCGCCTTACGTGACCAC is a window of Armatimonadota bacterium DNA encoding:
- a CDS encoding GDSL family lipase — protein: MLAREPRENARVIFLGDSITMMWRSQSGYEGGTRVWDEYYAPLGAANLGISGDRTEHILWRITAGGDLDGLSPKVLVLLIGINNLLQGSTPEHTAAGITTIVNYLRNKLPETRILVLGIFPCWEKPDHPIREKVRQTNAFISRLADRERVFYLDFGHRFVEPDGTIKREKLRDLLHLSEYGYRIWAEAMQAHLMDLLENEGKGDMWGALPDKE
- a CDS encoding sugar phosphate isomerase/epimerase, yielding MQLTLGATTRPWNTFSYQTACESIAKAGYSDVAVFANEGKIPVNSETSVEEAKAVADFTRSAGLVPSLLISGVKLDIPVDESVADYCRLIDAAAALGARWLMNCGTENPATYDDFREIMRQCAPYAESKGVALNMKPHGGIGLTGRMMAETVELVGHPNFSICFDPGNIIYYTKGAATPEVELRDVAPYVTTCIIKDCIIIDGKPDVWILPGEGLVDFRAVLSGLAQAGFVGPLYVECLGGSELEDINHRAARTHSFVSEIVSSL